One Castanea sativa cultivar Marrone di Chiusa Pesio chromosome 4, ASM4071231v1 DNA window includes the following coding sequences:
- the LOC142632330 gene encoding uncharacterized protein LOC142632330: protein MLIPTDVPLVGFGGTRVYLPGAVTLSVTIGNYPQQITKDVTFLVVDCSSAYNAILGRPTLNSWKAVTFTYHLMVKFPTQYGVGEVQGDQIAARECYIAMLEMDNHLPAMCIEERWAVAEPIEGIKEVRLDDTKPEWMTKIGTLASLSVHQALKSFLRDNLDVFAWSHEDISRINHSVIVHKLNVSPSFSPVRQKKRVFAQERDRAIVEEVRKLQEARFIRKVYYPDWLANVVMVKKANESGGCALTSKI from the coding sequence ATGTTGATCCCGACTGACGTGCCActcgttggctttggaggtACAAGGGTATACCTACCAGGCGCGGTCACCTTGTCCGTTACAATTGGCAATTACCCCCAGCAAATCACCAAGGATGTTACATTCCTGGTAGTAGACTGCTCATCTGCTTACAATGCTATTTTGGGCCGCCCTACCCTCAATTCATGGAAGGCTGTGACCTTTACCTACCACCTGATGGTCAAGTTCCCGACTCAATACGGGGTAGGGGAGGTACAGGGTGATCAGATAGCAGCACGTGAGTGCTATATTGCCATGCTCGAAATGGACAACCATTTGCCAGCAATGTGTATAGAGGAACGGTGGGCAGTAGCGGAGCCAATAGAAGGAATCAAAGAGGTGCGCCTTGACGACACCAAGCCCGAATGGATGACAAAAATAGGTACTCTTGCTAGCCTATCAGTTCATCAGGCCTTGAAGTCATTCCTAAGAGATAACTTGGACgtctttgcatggagccatgaggACATATCCAGAATCAACCACTCCGTCATTGTTCACAAGCTAAATGTTTCACCTTCTTTCTCTCCCGTTCGCCAAAAAAAGCGAGTGTTCGCTCAAGAAAGGGACAGAGCCATAGTGGAGGAAGTTCGCAAGTTGCAGGAAGCAAGGTTCATACGAAAAGTATACTACCCCGACTGGCTGGCCAACGTAGTAATGGTGAAGAAAGCCAACgaaagtggaggatgtgcgttGACTTCAAAGATTTGA